The following proteins come from a genomic window of Deltaproteobacteria bacterium:
- a CDS encoding sigma-54-dependent Fis family transcriptional regulator: protein MSRKILIVDDEPGMRSLLTKVMEKVGHYAAAVPGGDEALGLIEREEWHLVIADIDMPGMDGIELLKRIRTMDRVLPVIMITAYATVESAIEAMKLGAFDYITKPFQMDELKIVVGKVFEHERLVSERKMLLDEIHGRYDLKGIIGVSQRMRDVIDLALSVAPSMASVLIEGESGTGKELVARAIHSHSGRKDRPFVVVNCGALADGVLESELFGHERGAFSGAVAARKGRFELADGGTLFIDEIGELNPSAQVKLLWFLQSHEFERVGGTRVLRSDARIVAATNRNLREMVNEGGFREDLFYRLNVVHIRVPALRERQEDVESLAEHFLRKYNSEMNKRLSGIAPEAIVALKAYDWKGNVRELENVMERAVVLCKGDAVTLRDLPEELRGGGDVESLPGGGRTLTQIVEAIERQILVRTLEKNGGSQTRTARELGIKRTTLRYKMAKYRMV, encoded by the coding sequence ATGAGCAGGAAGATTCTTATCGTGGATGATGAACCGGGCATGAGGAGCCTTCTAACGAAAGTGATGGAGAAGGTCGGACACTACGCGGCCGCCGTTCCCGGTGGCGATGAAGCGCTGGGTCTTATCGAGAGGGAGGAATGGCATCTCGTTATCGCCGACATTGATATGCCGGGAATGGACGGTATCGAGCTTTTAAAGAGGATACGCACCATGGACCGGGTCCTGCCGGTTATCATGATCACGGCCTACGCTACGGTGGAATCCGCCATAGAGGCCATGAAGCTGGGAGCTTTCGATTATATTACCAAACCGTTCCAGATGGATGAGTTGAAGATAGTGGTTGGAAAGGTCTTCGAGCATGAGCGGCTCGTAAGCGAGAGAAAAATGCTCCTCGACGAGATTCACGGACGATACGATCTGAAGGGCATCATCGGCGTGTCGCAGAGGATGCGCGATGTCATCGATCTGGCTCTGAGCGTTGCTCCCTCCATGGCAAGCGTCCTCATAGAGGGGGAGAGCGGGACGGGCAAGGAGCTTGTGGCCAGGGCCATTCACAGCCACAGCGGCCGAAAGGACCGCCCTTTCGTCGTAGTCAATTGCGGCGCCTTGGCCGACGGCGTTCTCGAGAGCGAACTGTTCGGCCATGAAAGGGGAGCTTTTTCCGGGGCCGTCGCGGCCAGGAAGGGGAGGTTCGAGCTTGCGGATGGCGGCACCCTTTTTATCGATGAGATCGGGGAACTGAACCCCTCGGCCCAGGTAAAGCTCCTGTGGTTCCTGCAGTCCCATGAGTTCGAGCGGGTCGGAGGAACGCGGGTCCTTCGAAGCGACGCCAGAATAGTCGCGGCTACCAACAGGAACCTGAGAGAAATGGTCAATGAAGGGGGATTCAGGGAGGATCTATTCTACCGCCTCAACGTGGTCCACATCAGGGTGCCGGCCCTCCGGGAACGACAGGAGGACGTGGAGTCGCTGGCCGAGCACTTTCTTAGAAAGTACAACTCCGAGATGAACAAAAGGCTTTCCGGGATCGCGCCGGAGGCTATTGTGGCTCTGAAGGCCTATGACTGGAAAGGCAACGTCAGGGAGCTGGAAAACGTCATGGAACGGGCCGTGGTCCTTTGCAAGGGGGACGCCGTTACCCTGCGGGACCTTCCGGAGGAGCTAAGGGGAGGAGGGGATGTTGAAAGCCTGCCCGGCGGCGGAAGAACCTTGACGCAGATAGTCGAGGCCATTGAAAGACAGATCCTTGTCAGAACCCTCGAGAAGAACGGGGGAAGCCAGACCAGGACGGCCCGTGAACTCGGCATTAAAAGGACGACCCTGCGCTATAAGATGGCCAAATACCGGATGGTGTGA